One Phocaeicola dorei genomic region harbors:
- a CDS encoding site-specific integrase: MNQVNVKVSFYLKKSEADADGMCPVMARLNVGKYSEAAFSAKLRVPQSMWHSGRASGKSVKAKEINNRLDEIRAMALGVYAELSAVRDGVTAGDVKSLLLGMAGEQATLLGYFRTFIENFAKRVGVNRTEGSLRSYRNAYNHVERFLLEKYNLSDIPFSALNRSFIDDYDLHLRTDCHLAPGTIINLTVQLKIIVGEAIADGIITVYPFAGYEPVRPKQKKRYLTSEELQRIMTTPLHKPKLYLIRDMFLFSCYTGIPYGDMRLLSKEHLSLADDGTWWIRSSRKKTGIEFEIPLLDLPLCIIEKYRDTAPDGRLFPMYSNSVMNYNLKHIARLCQIDCPLVFHAGRHTYATEITLGHGVPLETVSKMLGHSQIETTQIYAKVTDDKINADTRILDERIAERFSVVI, translated from the coding sequence ATGAATCAAGTGAATGTAAAGGTGTCGTTCTACCTCAAAAAGAGCGAGGCGGATGCCGACGGGATGTGTCCCGTAATGGCAAGGTTGAATGTCGGCAAGTATTCTGAGGCGGCTTTCAGCGCGAAGCTCCGTGTGCCGCAGTCGATGTGGCATTCCGGACGTGCTTCGGGCAAAAGCGTAAAAGCAAAAGAAATCAACAACCGCCTGGACGAGATACGCGCAATGGCGTTGGGTGTCTATGCGGAACTGTCAGCAGTCCGGGACGGTGTGACAGCAGGGGATGTCAAAAGTCTGCTGCTGGGCATGGCGGGAGAACAGGCAACACTATTGGGCTATTTCCGCACGTTTATCGAAAACTTCGCAAAACGGGTGGGCGTAAACCGGACCGAAGGCAGTTTGCGAAGCTATCGCAATGCTTACAACCATGTGGAGAGGTTCCTGCTGGAAAAGTACAACTTGTCGGACATCCCGTTTTCGGCATTGAACCGTTCTTTCATAGACGATTATGATTTACATCTGCGGACTGATTGCCATCTCGCACCGGGGACAATCATCAACCTGACCGTGCAACTGAAAATCATCGTCGGTGAAGCCATTGCAGACGGTATCATCACCGTTTACCCGTTTGCCGGCTATGAACCCGTGCGTCCGAAACAGAAAAAGAGGTATCTCACATCCGAGGAGCTGCAACGGATTATGACCACGCCCCTCCATAAGCCAAAACTCTACCTGATACGGGATATGTTCCTTTTTTCATGCTACACCGGTATCCCATACGGTGACATGCGACTTCTCTCGAAAGAGCATCTGTCACTTGCAGACGACGGTACCTGGTGGATCAGAAGCTCTCGAAAGAAGACGGGGATTGAATTTGAGATTCCCCTGCTGGATTTGCCATTGTGCATCATAGAGAAATACAGGGACACGGCACCGGACGGGAGGCTGTTTCCGATGTATTCCAACAGCGTGATGAATTACAACCTGAAACATATCGCCCGGCTCTGCCAAATAGACTGTCCGTTGGTATTCCATGCCGGAAGGCATACCTACGCGACGGAAATCACGCTCGGGCATGGAGTGCCTCTTGAAACGGTCAGCAAGATGCTGGGGCACAGCCAGATTGAAACGACCCAGATTTACGCCAAAGTTACTGACGACAAGATAAATGCCGACACACGGATACTGGACGAGAGAATCGCTGAACGCTTCTCCGTAGTCATTTGA
- a CDS encoding site-specific integrase produces the protein MRKKTENTESNIRHRSTFAILFYINRTKIRKDGTCQLLCKVSIDAEWEQIGTKVSVNPSIWNPEKGCANGRSENAVIVNRAIDGLTKEITGHYDRIKNSLGFITAELVKNAVMGIGQKPLTLLALFREHNEEFKKRIGTDRIKETHASYLRSYKHLAAFVKDKKGVEDITLRSLDKPFYDDFELFLCKDCGMKPKTVHEHLYRLKKMTRRAVSQGTLRRDPYCRLHPALPRRKSRHMKLEDLKKLMETSVEKPQLQFVRDMFIFSTFTGLAYADLKRLTTSDITRADDGSWWIHICRQKTDTPSSVRLLDIPLRIIEKYRDQRQGDKVFNLYARGYFIMLTRELGNVYGFDLTFHQARHNFGTHVTLSLGVPIETVSRMMGHMSISTTQLYAQVTDKKVDEDMKVLKANGFNATAKLCEEDFTVGKNRKRIARTT, from the coding sequence ATGAGAAAGAAAACAGAAAATACAGAAAGCAATATCAGGCATCGCAGCACGTTCGCGATACTGTTTTATATCAACCGTACCAAAATACGCAAGGACGGGACTTGCCAGTTGTTATGCAAAGTGAGCATTGATGCCGAATGGGAACAGATAGGCACAAAAGTGTCCGTCAATCCTTCCATCTGGAATCCGGAAAAGGGATGCGCCAATGGACGCAGCGAGAATGCTGTTATCGTCAATCGTGCCATAGACGGATTGACAAAAGAAATCACCGGACATTACGACAGGATTAAAAACAGTCTGGGATTCATCACGGCGGAGCTGGTGAAGAATGCCGTAATGGGCATCGGCCAGAAACCGCTCACTCTGCTGGCGCTGTTCAGGGAGCATAACGAGGAGTTCAAGAAACGGATCGGGACGGATCGGATCAAGGAGACCCACGCCTCTTACCTGAGGTCGTACAAGCATCTGGCCGCTTTTGTAAAGGATAAAAAGGGTGTGGAAGATATCACTTTGCGCAGTCTTGACAAGCCTTTTTACGATGACTTTGAACTTTTCCTTTGCAAGGATTGCGGCATGAAGCCCAAAACTGTCCATGAACATCTGTACAGACTGAAGAAGATGACTAGACGTGCTGTCAGTCAGGGAACGCTTCGCCGTGACCCGTATTGTCGCCTCCACCCCGCGTTACCAAGACGGAAGAGCCGCCACATGAAGCTGGAGGACCTCAAAAAACTTATGGAAACTTCCGTGGAGAAACCGCAGCTGCAATTCGTGAGGGACATGTTCATTTTCTCCACTTTCACGGGGCTGGCTTACGCGGACCTGAAAAGGCTGACTACGAGTGATATCACACGAGCCGATGACGGTTCGTGGTGGATTCATATATGCCGGCAAAAGACAGATACGCCTTCCTCTGTCCGCCTGCTGGATATACCTTTGCGGATTATTGAGAAATACCGTGACCAACGACAGGGGGACAAGGTGTTCAATCTTTATGCCCGGGGATATTTTATCATGCTGACACGGGAACTGGGGAATGTGTACGGTTTCGATTTGACCTTCCACCAAGCCCGGCATAATTTCGGGACCCATGTCACGCTATCGCTCGGCGTTCCGATAGAAACGGTCAGCCGTATGATGGGACACATGTCGATTTCCACCACACAGCTTTACGCGCAGGTGACGGACAAGAAGGTGGATGAGGATATGAAAGTTTTGAAGGCAAACGGGTTCAACGCAACAGCCAAACTTTGTGAAGAAGACTTCACTGTCGGAAAGAACAGGAAAAGGATAGCACGCACTACATGA
- a CDS encoding helix-turn-helix domain-containing protein — protein MSYHFLERKDPRVDVLFQGLENMERLIAAMEDAPKSVFHGERFLTDEELSKILRVSRRTLQEYRTLGVIPYYLVQGKALYKESDIQKILEDAYKRCREDMRWV, from the coding sequence ATGAGCTATCATTTCTTAGAGCGGAAAGACCCGCGTGTGGATGTCCTGTTTCAGGGACTTGAAAATATGGAACGGTTAATCGCAGCAATGGAGGATGCTCCAAAATCCGTATTTCATGGCGAACGCTTCCTCACGGATGAGGAACTCTCCAAAATACTGAGGGTCAGCAGGCGGACATTGCAGGAATACCGCACTCTCGGCGTGATCCCTTATTACCTTGTACAAGGCAAGGCTCTCTACAAGGAGTCTGATATCCAAAAAATATTGGAAGATGCCTATAAACGGTGCAGGGAAGATATGAGGTGGGTATAA
- a CDS encoding helix-turn-helix domain-containing protein: MEIVCIDKQTFDELRARFCKLEEKMAGVCRPMEDSGLKNWIDNQEVCGILRISKKTLQVYRDKGILPFSRIKHKIFFKPEDVKKLLESNYHPLKRKS, translated from the coding sequence ATGGAAATAGTATGTATAGACAAACAGACGTTTGACGAACTGCGGGCACGTTTCTGTAAGTTGGAGGAAAAGATGGCAGGAGTATGCCGGCCGATGGAAGACTCCGGTTTGAAAAACTGGATCGACAACCAGGAGGTATGCGGGATATTGCGCATATCGAAAAAGACTCTTCAGGTGTACCGTGACAAGGGAATCCTGCCGTTCTCGCGTATCAAGCACAAGATTTTCTTCAAGCCGGAAGACGTGAAAAAATTGTTGGAATCGAATTATCACCCCTTAAAAAGAAAATCATGA
- a CDS encoding helix-turn-helix domain-containing protein produces MIQIDRETFQVMLHQIMERFDRIDRTLERMNKLKECLEGDTLLDNYDLCQLLGVTKRTLARYRQKRYVTYYMIDGRTYYKASEVEAFLNQKGKALPAKLKKRMDVQLKND; encoded by the coding sequence ATGATACAGATAGACCGTGAAACTTTCCAGGTGATGCTTCATCAGATTATGGAGAGGTTCGACAGGATAGACCGTACACTGGAACGGATGAACAAGCTGAAGGAGTGTCTGGAAGGCGACACGCTTTTGGACAACTACGACCTTTGCCAGCTGCTCGGCGTCACCAAACGCACGCTGGCGCGTTATCGCCAGAAAAGATACGTAACCTATTATATGATTGACGGGAGAACCTATTACAAGGCCTCCGAGGTGGAAGCCTTCCTCAATCAGAAGGGGAAAGCGTTGCCTGCAAAACTGAAAAAGCGGATGGATGTGCAACTCAAAAACGATTGA
- a CDS encoding sigma-54-dependent transcriptional regulator, translating into MKRKILIVEDNMSLSQMQKDWFSQAGYDVMTAMSEPIARALIRKTQFDLILSDVRLPEGDGISLLKWLHKERKDIPFIITTEYVSVPDVVYTIKLGAMDYLPKPVHREHLLELAEEVFRPIATVRKKEKTLFHRTSPGILQVEKFARLVAPSDMSVMILGANGTGKESVAQTIHCNSDRWNTPFIAVNCGALPRGLAASLFFGHEKGAFTGADTAKNGYFDMAKGGTLFLDEIGTMSYELQSLLLRVLQENTYTPIGSGRERTADVRVIAATNEDLPKAIKEGRFREDLYHRLNEFEIRQPSLAECPEDILPLAEFFRERFSKELKRETRGFTNDAKRELLSYSWPGNVRELQNRIKRAVLVAETPMLDVDGVNIGIHPDEDVPTASPVLPLKDEALEKESIIRALKACNGRREQAAALLNINPATLYRKIKKYGLK; encoded by the coding sequence ATGAAACGGAAGATACTGATAGTTGAAGACAACATGAGCCTGTCGCAAATGCAAAAGGACTGGTTCTCCCAGGCCGGCTATGACGTAATGACAGCCATGAGCGAGCCGATAGCCCGCGCATTGATACGCAAGACGCAATTCGACCTGATATTGTCGGATGTGCGTTTGCCGGAAGGGGACGGAATCTCCCTTCTGAAATGGTTGCATAAAGAGAGAAAGGACATCCCGTTTATTATCACCACCGAATACGTATCCGTGCCGGATGTGGTATATACCATCAAACTGGGAGCCATGGATTACCTGCCCAAGCCTGTACACAGGGAACACCTGCTGGAACTGGCGGAGGAAGTGTTCCGTCCGATAGCCACGGTACGGAAGAAAGAGAAAACGCTGTTCCACCGCACAAGCCCCGGAATACTGCAAGTGGAGAAATTCGCCAGGCTGGTCGCTCCGTCCGACATGTCCGTGATGATACTCGGTGCCAACGGGACCGGAAAGGAATCGGTGGCGCAGACCATCCACTGCAACAGCGACCGCTGGAATACCCCTTTCATCGCGGTCAACTGCGGGGCATTGCCGCGTGGACTGGCCGCCTCCTTGTTTTTCGGTCACGAGAAAGGGGCGTTCACCGGTGCCGACACTGCCAAGAACGGCTATTTCGACATGGCGAAAGGCGGAACACTATTCCTGGATGAGATAGGTACCATGTCGTATGAGCTCCAATCCCTGTTGCTTCGGGTGTTACAAGAAAACACCTACACCCCGATAGGGAGCGGCAGGGAACGGACCGCGGACGTGAGGGTGATTGCCGCCACGAATGAGGACCTGCCAAAGGCCATTAAGGAAGGGCGGTTCAGGGAAGACCTGTACCACCGTTTGAATGAGTTTGAAATCAGGCAGCCTTCATTGGCGGAATGTCCGGAAGACATCCTGCCTTTGGCGGAGTTCTTCCGTGAGCGTTTCTCAAAGGAGTTGAAACGGGAAACGCGGGGATTCACGAATGATGCCAAACGGGAACTGCTCTCCTATTCATGGCCGGGCAACGTGCGCGAATTACAAAATAGAATCAAACGTGCCGTACTTGTCGCGGAGACACCGATGCTTGACGTGGACGGGGTGAATATCGGAATTCATCCGGATGAAGATGTCCCGACGGCATCTCCGGTTCTGCCCCTGAAAGATGAAGCCTTGGAGAAAGAGAGCATTATAAGGGCTCTCAAAGCCTGTAACGGACGCAGGGAACAGGCCGCCGCGTTGCTGAATATCAACCCGGCAACATTGTACAGGAAAATAAAGAAATACGGACTGAAATGA
- a CDS encoding ATP-binding protein: MKLLLQHRILLGYIILIAVIGSMAAIMFHERNRVDKIEEDMIEIREANQTINAAHRHITVLATLGESAITWDEEDYKRYRLRRQKVDSLLLSLQGNYKEFTPSEPIDTLRLLLANKEKHLFNTMQAFQRQDSLLQEQEPAIVEQAKGVRSVTRKKKGIAGFFGAKETIQVPLPSNPLHSLNEQLISRQQQINNYTDSLRIQNRELNRKLYALIQYLDEQSQKAFLSKESHVKESYERSVVIVTGLIVSAIILLIISYLIIQRDIREKEKNRKRLEDTIKQNISLLEMRKNIILTISHDIRAPLNVIGGSAELAMDTRDKKRRDNHLNNIKIVCRHITHLLNNLLDVYRLNEAKETRNDVPFNLDDLLGRTVSGFSHIVNNKGILFDHQFDNTGVKLLGDMDRIAQIVDNLLTNAVKFTESGTISFNARYGDGHLYLEVKDTGIGMNEIMLSRIFRPFERLASETNTDGFGLGLPITKGLVDLLGGTITVSSKAGSGSTFCVTLPLPTTDKLIEDENIISPHSDNLPQNILVIDDDPMLLNIVKEMLERNGVNCKTCATAKEVVKAMRNQDYDLLLSDIQMPGTNGFDLLALLRNSNIGNSHTIPVIAMTARGDRDKEAFLNTGFTDCIYKPFSSSELLSLISAIKKQQADEKPGIDFSTMLSEASDGMTLLRSFVAQSEKDREELESAMKSNDRMKMREAAHRMQPSWDLLHTGDRLMAYRTLLKDGTQDDGAIKEQTRQIINYTSTLIAEAEEEIKRQMNETEDTDS, from the coding sequence ATGAAATTACTACTTCAACATAGAATACTTTTAGGCTACATTATATTGATAGCAGTCATTGGAAGTATGGCTGCTATCATGTTCCATGAGCGAAACAGAGTTGATAAGATTGAAGAGGATATGATTGAGATTCGTGAGGCAAATCAAACCATAAACGCGGCCCACCGGCATATTACAGTCCTTGCCACTTTGGGAGAATCTGCCATTACATGGGACGAGGAAGATTACAAAAGGTATCGGTTGCGACGGCAGAAAGTTGATAGCCTTTTATTGTCTCTACAGGGAAACTATAAAGAATTTACTCCGTCCGAACCTATTGACACGCTCCGTCTTTTATTGGCAAATAAAGAAAAACATCTGTTCAATACCATGCAGGCATTCCAACGGCAGGACAGTCTGTTGCAGGAACAAGAGCCTGCCATTGTTGAGCAGGCAAAAGGAGTCCGCTCTGTCACCCGTAAGAAGAAAGGCATTGCAGGATTCTTTGGAGCCAAGGAAACCATACAGGTTCCACTTCCTTCCAACCCGCTTCATTCCTTGAATGAGCAGCTGATCTCGCGCCAGCAGCAGATAAATAATTATACGGACAGCCTGCGCATTCAAAACAGGGAGTTAAACCGTAAACTATATGCATTGATTCAATATTTGGACGAGCAGTCACAGAAGGCGTTTCTGAGCAAGGAGTCGCATGTTAAGGAATCATACGAACGCTCGGTAGTAATCGTGACCGGGTTGATTGTAAGTGCCATCATCCTTCTAATAATATCTTATTTGATTATCCAACGTGATATCCGGGAAAAGGAGAAAAACCGTAAGCGGTTGGAAGATACAATAAAGCAGAATATCTCATTGCTGGAAATGCGTAAAAATATTATCCTGACCATATCACATGATATTCGTGCCCCGTTGAACGTCATAGGTGGCAGCGCCGAGCTGGCAATGGATACCCGCGATAAGAAACGCAGGGACAACCATCTGAACAATATAAAAATAGTATGCCGACATATTACTCACCTGCTTAACAACCTGTTGGATGTATATCGCCTGAACGAGGCCAAGGAAACACGGAACGATGTCCCTTTCAACCTGGATGACTTGTTGGGGCGTACCGTTTCCGGTTTCTCCCATATAGTAAACAACAAAGGCATTCTGTTTGATCATCAATTCGATAATACCGGTGTAAAACTTCTCGGTGATATGGACCGCATCGCACAAATCGTAGACAACCTGTTGACTAATGCCGTCAAGTTTACAGAATCCGGCACAATCAGCTTCAATGCCCGTTATGGTGATGGACACTTATACTTAGAGGTAAAGGATACCGGAATAGGCATGAATGAAATCATGTTATCTCGTATATTTCGTCCGTTTGAACGGCTTGCGTCCGAAACGAATACCGACGGTTTTGGATTGGGGCTGCCGATAACGAAAGGACTCGTTGACTTGCTTGGCGGAACAATAACAGTTTCAAGCAAAGCCGGTAGTGGCAGTACTTTCTGTGTAACCTTGCCCTTGCCTACGACGGATAAGTTGATAGAAGATGAAAACATTATATCCCCACACTCCGATAATCTTCCTCAAAACATTTTGGTCATTGACGATGATCCGATGCTTTTGAATATAGTAAAAGAAATGCTGGAACGTAACGGGGTCAATTGTAAAACCTGCGCTACCGCTAAGGAAGTGGTAAAGGCGATGCGTAACCAAGACTATGACCTATTGTTGTCGGACATACAAATGCCGGGTACAAACGGATTTGATTTGCTGGCCCTGTTGCGCAACTCGAATATAGGCAACTCCCACACGATACCCGTTATCGCCATGACAGCACGTGGAGACAGGGACAAGGAGGCCTTCCTGAATACAGGCTTCACCGATTGTATCTATAAGCCATTCTCATCCTCGGAACTGCTCAGCCTTATTTCCGCCATAAAAAAGCAACAAGCGGATGAAAAGCCGGGAATTGATTTCAGCACCATGCTGTCAGAAGCCAGCGATGGCATGACGCTGCTTCGTTCTTTCGTTGCCCAATCGGAAAAAGACCGGGAGGAACTCGAAAGTGCAATGAAAAGCAACGACCGGATGAAAATGCGTGAAGCGGCACACCGTATGCAACCGTCGTGGGACTTGTTGCATACAGGCGATAGGCTAATGGCATACCGCACCTTATTGAAGGACGGCACGCAAGACGACGGTGCGATCAAAGAACAGACCCGGCAGATTATAAATTATACCTCCACGCTTATCGCGGAAGCGGAGGAAGAAATAAAAAGGCAAATGAATGAAACGGAAGATACTGATAGTTGA
- a CDS encoding sugar-binding domain-containing protein, whose amino-acid sequence MKYIILGVMLLCMNHVTAQDKVRLKEKFDFDWKFILDDKKEYAQKSFIDTHWENIQVPHDWSIKLKFDKSVGGASAFIPGGIGWYRKSFTVPTSYQDKKVSILFDGIMHQSDVYINGHHLGFHPYGYSSIEYDLTPYLKFNEENVIAVRVDRTGKSARWYTGSGIYRHVWLQVVNPIHVSTYGTYITTPSVSIEKADVKIVTTLKNDDVKEQNVSVSHRVLNTSGKEIAKSKVGKIILNRNDSTNIEQSFSLSKPELWSIETPVLYTMETTVKVGNKVVDVYATPFGVRTIKFDKDKGFFLNGKHIKLKGLCLHQDAGSMGVAVPDKVDERRLKILKEYGCNAIRCAHNQPTPEFLDMCDRMGFVVIDEAFDKWRSGYYEKHYDEWWKKDLGNMIIRDRNHPSIILWSYGNEVAEACWDDLSVTVPRAKMMQEFVQKLEPTRPATMAVQNKHKTEFAGVAEVIGYNYLEARMLSEKKEYSERICLVSEELPYFSGEEGNFRSYTPYNPWNIVAENDFIAGGFIWSGVDYLGEAVWPSKGWPNGLFDVCMNEKPRAIYHRAMWNDKPVVGLSVIDASLDLDPGRDLWQWLRMASHWNFPDSYIGQIMELRTTTNCESVELFYNDKSMGRQKTADFTNNTIIWYLPYNPGKLEAKGYNGDKEVASYSIVTTKATSKAVIIPDRTILRADGEDICHIAIHLEDEDGNLVQTDDRKLTVTVDGEGKFLALDNGDVRRLKHDRFWTKELDTYFGKALIVVQSTRKAGKMKINIQMEGRNEPYVVEIVSR is encoded by the coding sequence ATGAAATATATTATATTAGGGGTAATGCTCCTTTGCATGAATCATGTAACAGCGCAAGATAAAGTCCGATTAAAAGAAAAATTCGACTTCGACTGGAAGTTCATTCTGGACGACAAGAAAGAATATGCACAAAAGAGCTTTATTGATACTCATTGGGAAAATATACAAGTTCCTCACGATTGGAGTATAAAATTAAAGTTCGACAAATCAGTAGGTGGAGCATCTGCCTTCATCCCCGGAGGTATAGGATGGTATAGGAAGAGTTTCACAGTTCCTACATCTTATCAAGATAAAAAGGTATCAATTCTATTTGATGGTATTATGCATCAAAGCGATGTTTATATAAACGGACATCACCTTGGATTTCATCCTTACGGATATAGTAGCATTGAGTACGATTTAACACCATATCTGAAATTCAATGAAGAAAACGTTATTGCTGTGCGTGTAGACCGTACCGGAAAAAGTGCCCGTTGGTACACCGGCTCGGGTATCTACCGCCATGTGTGGTTACAAGTAGTCAATCCGATACATGTGTCCACCTATGGAACATATATTACCACTCCTTCCGTTTCAATTGAAAAAGCTGATGTAAAGATTGTAACTACCTTAAAAAATGATGATGTAAAAGAACAAAATGTGAGTGTTTCTCATCGTGTTTTGAACACATCAGGCAAGGAAATAGCAAAAAGTAAGGTGGGAAAAATTATACTGAACAGAAACGATTCAACAAACATAGAGCAATCATTCTCTCTCTCGAAACCTGAACTTTGGTCAATTGAGACGCCTGTTCTATACACGATGGAAACAACAGTAAAAGTCGGGAATAAAGTAGTCGATGTTTATGCCACACCTTTTGGTGTCCGTACAATTAAGTTCGATAAAGACAAAGGTTTTTTTCTAAATGGTAAACATATAAAATTAAAAGGTCTGTGTTTACATCAGGATGCCGGTAGTATGGGGGTCGCTGTCCCCGACAAGGTAGATGAACGGCGGTTGAAAATCCTAAAAGAATATGGTTGTAATGCCATACGCTGTGCTCATAATCAGCCGACACCAGAATTTCTGGATATGTGCGATCGTATGGGGTTTGTTGTAATTGACGAAGCATTCGATAAATGGAGATCAGGTTATTATGAGAAACATTATGATGAATGGTGGAAGAAAGATCTTGGTAATATGATTATCCGGGATCGAAATCACCCGTCTATTATCCTGTGGAGTTATGGAAATGAAGTGGCGGAAGCTTGCTGGGATGATTTGTCAGTCACAGTTCCTCGTGCTAAAATGATGCAGGAATTTGTACAAAAATTAGAACCTACCCGTCCTGCAACAATGGCAGTTCAAAATAAACATAAAACAGAATTTGCAGGAGTAGCTGAAGTGATTGGTTACAATTATCTTGAGGCTCGTATGCTTTCAGAAAAGAAAGAATATTCGGAACGCATTTGTCTTGTATCCGAAGAATTACCCTATTTTAGTGGTGAAGAAGGGAACTTCCGCAGTTATACTCCTTATAACCCCTGGAATATTGTAGCGGAAAATGATTTTATTGCCGGAGGCTTTATCTGGTCTGGCGTTGATTATCTTGGCGAAGCTGTATGGCCCAGCAAAGGTTGGCCTAATGGGCTGTTCGATGTATGTATGAACGAAAAACCCCGTGCTATTTATCATCGTGCAATGTGGAATGACAAACCGGTAGTAGGATTATCCGTTATTGATGCATCGTTAGACTTAGACCCGGGACGTGACCTATGGCAATGGCTAAGAATGGCTTCGCATTGGAATTTTCCCGATAGTTATATCGGGCAGATTATGGAACTACGAACAACAACTAACTGTGAGAGTGTAGAACTTTTTTACAATGATAAATCGATGGGTAGGCAAAAGACCGCTGACTTTACCAACAATACCATTATTTGGTATTTGCCATACAATCCCGGCAAATTGGAAGCAAAGGGTTATAATGGAGATAAAGAAGTTGCTTCTTATTCTATTGTAACAACAAAAGCGACGTCAAAAGCCGTTATCATTCCCGACCGTACCATTCTAAGGGCTGATGGAGAAGATATTTGTCATATTGCTATTCACCTTGAAGATGAAGATGGCAACCTTGTACAAACTGATGACCGTAAATTGACTGTTACTGTAGATGGAGAAGGGAAATTTCTCGCTCTTGATAATGGTGATGTGCGTCGATTGAAACACGATAGATTCTGGACTAAAGAACTAGACACATATTTTGGTAAAGCGTTGATTGTGGTACAATCAACTCGCAAAGCAGGAAAAATGAAGATAAATATTCAGATGGAAGGACGTAATGAGCCTTACGTGGTGGAAATCGTAAGTAGATAA